A part of Trichocoleus sp. genomic DNA contains:
- a CDS encoding MotA/TolQ/ExbB proton channel family protein, whose translation MSISDLFAKGGIAMFPLLLLSFLALSTIIERAWFWSKILTHEREISGRVLEAARRDWGAATEIARKSSNQPIGRFLYSALALQDPEPEVFELTLQASADEELAAMRRGDRVLEAAIAIAPLLGLLGTVLGLISSLSSIRIGDLGTDATTGVTLGISEALISTATGLIVAIAALAFYRLFQSFVSSQAKMFRQSGNELELLYRKEHLPQSRQRYSVPSSLPFEENAKPGE comes from the coding sequence GTGAGTATTTCTGATTTATTTGCCAAGGGCGGCATTGCCATGTTTCCCTTGCTATTACTTTCTTTCTTGGCACTCAGCACGATTATTGAACGAGCCTGGTTCTGGTCAAAAATTCTGACGCATGAACGGGAGATTTCTGGTCGGGTGCTGGAAGCAGCAAGGCGCGACTGGGGTGCAGCAACGGAAATTGCCCGTAAGTCGAGTAACCAGCCGATCGGACGGTTTCTTTACTCTGCTCTGGCACTGCAAGATCCAGAACCTGAAGTGTTTGAACTGACACTGCAAGCCTCTGCTGACGAGGAACTGGCGGCAATGCGCCGAGGCGATAGAGTGCTGGAAGCAGCGATCGCGATAGCTCCGCTGTTAGGGCTTTTAGGGACAGTTCTTGGTTTGATTAGCTCCCTCAGTTCAATTCGCATTGGTGACTTAGGAACGGATGCAACGACAGGGGTAACGCTTGGTATTTCTGAAGCATTGATTAGTACAGCAACCGGTTTGATTGTGGCGATTGCCGCTCTTGCCTTTTATCGGTTATTCCAAAGCTTTGTCTCTAGTCAGGCAAAAATGTTTCGACAGTCAGGCAATGAGCTAGAACTACTCTACCGCAAAGAACATTTGCCCCAAAGTAGACAGCGTTACTCTGTGCCTAGCTCGCTCCCCTTTGAGGAGAACGCTAAGCCTGGGGAGTAA